One Cryptomeria japonica chromosome 9, Sugi_1.0, whole genome shotgun sequence genomic window carries:
- the LOC131035284 gene encoding uncharacterized protein At4g15970 encodes MIKVLGEMKLDKPIRDIFLVSSLTVLILLCYLVGKGPLPLSTETEATSPSTKTEATFPSTITEATSPSIEVASDADELEIALAKASMPNRTLIITPVNGAWMEPNSLIDLFLESFRVGEGTHMLLNHLLIVGMDVKAFNRCKEIHPHCYELRTEGVDFSGEKFFMSPDYVKMTQTKILFLKTVVERRYNFVFTDADVMWLRNPFQRLSKGVDFQISCDDYNHNPHALSNHPNTGFSFVNANERTAKLYELWYAYTIRYPKIHDQNVFNRMKYSKNFTHIGLDILFLDTSYFGGFCEPKAKLEDVCTMHANCCKGLRAKIGDLRATLNDWVLFKSFNPNSPFELRRRREMGWTNKTECQDSLHHRKPYR; translated from the exons ATGATAAAGGTTTTAGGAGAAATGAAACTTGATAAGCCCATCAGAGATATATTTCTGGTTTCTTCCCTAACGGTGCTTATCTTGCTATGTTACTTGGTCGGCAAAGGACCTTTGCCTCTGTCTACAGAAACTGAAGCCACATCTCCATCTACAAAAACTGAAGCCACATTTCCATCTACAATAACTGAAGCCACATCTCCATCT ATAGAAGTTGCAAGTGATGCAGACGAGCTGGAGATTGCTTTGGCGAAGGCTTCAATGCCAAACAGGACTCTGATCATCACACCAGTGAATGGGGCATGGATGGAGCCAAACAGTTTAATAGATCTTTTTCTAGAAAGCTTTCGGGTAGGGGAAGGAACACACATGTTACTTAACCACCTCCTGATTGTGGGCATGGATGTAAAAGCTTTCAACCGCTGTAAAGAAATTCATCCCCATTGCTATGAGCTTAGAACCGAGGGTGTTGATTTTTCTGGGGAAAAGTTCTTCATGTCACCTGATTACGTCAAGATGACGCAGACTAAAATTCTCTTTCTGAAGACTGTGGTGGAAAGAAGATATAATTTCGTATTTACT GATGCAGATGTAATGTGGTTACGAAACCCATTCCAAAGGCTCTCAAAAGGGGTAGATTTTCAAATATCTTGTGATGACTACAACCATAATCCACATGCTCTCTCAAACCATCCAAATACTGGATTTTCATTTGTTAATGCCAATGAACGAACTGCTAAACTCTATGAGCTTTGGTATGCCTATACTATTCGATATCCCAAAATACATGATCAAAACGTCTTTAATAGGATGAAATATTCTAAAAACTTTACTCACATTGGTCTAGATATCTTGTTCCTTGATACAAGTTACTTTGGTGGATTTTGTGAGCCAAAGGCAAAATTAGAAGATGTTTGCACTATGCATGCAAATTGTTGTAAAGGTTTAAGGGCTAAGATTGGTGATCTCAGAGCAACTCTCAATGATTGGGTGCTATTTAAATCTTTCAACCCAAATTCTCCTTTTGAattaagaagaagaagagagatgggTTGGACAAACAAAACAGAATGCCAAGACTCTTTGCATCATAGAAAGCCTTATAGGTGA